The Glycine soja cultivar W05 chromosome 6, ASM419377v2, whole genome shotgun sequence genome has a window encoding:
- the LOC114414910 gene encoding nuclear nucleic acid-binding protein C1D, with amino-acid sequence MVKGSESGAVPEPVMDSVNTTLSNLQQLRTHFNEFLSLSDPQTLSQMPPLQRAHSLFILAKVTSTLLALNLRCTGVHPDDHPIKSELDRVSLYEDKLERLLDLSKAPLRPSTTLNYQAATRFIEHSLPDLTTEQRENMRNISRGERPKTNRLGQAGQKRKYQSSEKPSVQAAAKEFLQKAARELLGDNSGGIKGPLQVDILDNDDDELPLP; translated from the exons ATGGTGAAAGGAAGTGAGAGCGGTGCAGTTCCCGAACCGGTTATGGATTCAGTCAACACCACTCTCTCCAACCTTCAACAACTCCGAACGCACTTTAACGAGTTTTTGTCTCTCTCCGACCCTCAAACCCTCTCCCAAATGCCCCCTCTTCAACGGGCTCATTCCCTCTTCATCCTCGCCAAAGTCACATCTACCCTTCTTGCAT TGAACCTAAGGTGTACCGGGGTCCACCCAGATGATCATCCCATCAAATCAGAGCTT GATAGGGTAAGCTTGTACGAGGACAAACTGGAACGTTTGCTTGATTTGAGTAAAG CTCCATTGCGACCTTCTACTACCTTGAATTATCAGGCAGCTACACGCTTCATAGAACACTCTCTGCCTGACCTAACAACAG AGCAGAGGGAAAATATGAGGAACATTAGTAGAGGGGAGAGACCAAAGACAAACCGTCTGGGTCAAGCAGGTCAAAAGAGGAAGTATCAATCGTCCGAAAAACCATCTGTTCAAGCGGCTGCCAAGGAGTTTCTTCAGAAAGCAGCCCGGGAGCTTCTGGGTGATAACAGTGGCGGTATTAAGGGACCGTTACAAGTTGACATTTtggataatgatgatgatgaactgCCTTTGCCCTGA